The genomic stretch CGGTTGTCAGGGTAGGACTCATGAATGATAGCATACGGACAAAGTTTGTGGAAATTATTAGGTTTGAAAACACCCCGTATGCCAAACCTGGGCAAAATATGGCCCGCGGACCACATACGGCCCATTAAGATGTTCAATCCGGCCTGCCGGACGTTCtacttaatttttttagacctttaacatcaaaactgcagccgccattatgatgtgcagtgctgtttttaaatggccgtaagtcttgaactatagaaagtatttcaattagagatgtccgataatggcttttttgccaatatccgatattccgatattgtccaactcttaacagCGTCAAATCCCGTCCTTCAACAgtcgctatttcttcggaatcaaaaaatgtattcatatattacttACAGCCTGTTATGTGCGAACTATTGCTTGGTTTTAATTGACGACACGTCCGGTTCAAGTCctgctcattaaatatgcgtggtggtcaagccagcatTTGTTCTAGatgggtacactgcaaaaagtcagtgttcaaaaacaagaaaaaaaaatacaaaaatgaggggtattttattagaactaagctaaattatctgccaatagaacaagaaaatttggcttgtcaagactttccaaaacaagtaaaattagctaacctcaattaacccaaaaatactttaaaataagtatattctcactaataacaagtgtactactatatgagtaggaattttctattgtttcattgaaaataaaacagcaaagtccatttggttgtcatctgttttaattataaaacacaattgtgtcaaagtcatgatttttttttagatgcttgaaataagaaattattactttaaaaaagtagttttgtagttttatacttgtgagtgttgatgacacagctttgcaacagttgatattctagtttcaagcatgttttactcaatataggccatcaaatctcagcaacaagctgtaatatcttactgagatcatttaggaccaaaacccttaaaacaagtaaaacactctaacataaaatctgcttagtgagaagaattatcttatcagacagaaaataagcaaatatcacccttatttgagatatttcatcttacttagatttcagtttttgcagtgtactaggcgccatttagactttctcaaagaaaaacgCTCTATACTTGCGTTGTTTCCGGCTGTACGAACCGTAACAAATCGCAAAAAGGATCAAAGTTTCTTCTGGGTTccttgagaggtaatcaagaagggcgggagagtgcaagattttacaaaacgacGAAAAGAAAAGTAGCACACACTCCAACCCATGGCAGTATAGCcgaagaacgcacaagtttgcagtgatcacttcgttaaaggttcgtttgatatacttttaacatttagtGTATGTCATTTAAgtattatattgatattttttgtagtAACATACTTTTGCTACAAATGTTTCGAGAAGCACCAACTCTGCGAGTCTGAATAAAAGAGAGCAAATGTGAgtgaaacctaaaagagttaacattttaccaaaggcagcaatcataaaaaaTAAAGCTTTcatcacatacacaatgttgacatctatagttacactaccgttcaaaagtttggggtcacccaaacaattttgtggaatagccttcatttctaagaacaagaatagactgtcaagtttcagatgaaagttgtctttttctggccattttgagcgtttaattgaccccacaaatgtgatgctccagaaactcaatctcctCAAaggaggtcagttttgtagcttctgtaacgagctaaactgttttcagatgtgtgaacatgattgcacaagggttttctcatcatcaattagccttctgagccaatgagcaaacacattgtaccattagaacactggaatgatagttgctggaaatgggcctctatacacctatgtagatattgcaccaaaaaccagacatttgcagctagaatagtcatttaccacattagcaatgtatagagtgtatttctttcaagttaagactagtttaaagttatcttcattgaaaagtacagtgcttttccttcaaaaataaggacatttcaatgtgaccccaaacttttgaacggtagtgtatattttgatATAGATGGAGAAAAGCACActactcgtaaacggcgcgtgtaacaacaacaacaacaaacatggccgtAGACGcgaaattaaatcatgaaatgcaaccttacccaagAAAAAAGATGCatatttatctgggagagtcttgataccaatgtcctggacccagccacacacaaagaagttgtagacctccatgcttttccaagttttcatctgtgtAGAATGTCTGGAACTTAATTATTCGATAAGTCTGATGACGCGACTGACGAATAATTGTTGATATCATTGGACAAATCATTTTTTGATCAAGTAtatggatctattccattgcatagttagatttttttgctcatatctTCTTTTTGCAGAATAATCTGGGCCCCTTTGTGTAGTTTGCGCGCTGCTTGCTgtgcaacagccatcttggcttggttgaccaccactggttttcacttccggaaaAAAATCACGtcacggaatacaagcaattgacTAAAAAAGTTTGGTCGCAGAAAAaatactttgctcaccgaaaccggataTTCTGATGACGTTTCCACTTCCACGATTGACGTAGATCGTCCAAAGATGACGAAAGCGGGGCCTAAGCTAAGccatgtaaacattgatccatcattctggcaagggactaaatgaatggccatgcaacactacacacacatacagtacatagaagaaagtgggTTCAAGGAGAAACATCTCGTGGATCATGTCTGAGTTAAATtgtgtttgtgtcctgcagacgtccagcagctgattggtcatccaGAAGAACGTTCCACTCAGTCAggagggagctccactttgaatcATGAGattccacaaccaccctgcattaaaaaggaagaggaggaactctgcatcactcaggagggagagtgtcttctaggacgagaggaagctgattacaccaagttgccactgactaTTGTCTCTGTGAAGATTGAGGAAGATGAAGAGAAACcccaagtagacaacctcttactGTCAGATAGTGAGACTGAAGACGAGGTTGGAGtgactttgagcagcgatacagactgtgaaggtgatatgaggactcacactgacaacaaacactctgaacgCTCTAAAAAGAAGAGCCGTAAAACAGGTTTGAGCTGCTCGGTTTGTGCTAAAAatggcctctcatccgagtagttttcatcagttcatgctcatagactacaAACTTGACTCTAGTTAGTCAAGTTTGACCGTCTTCTCGGCCTCCACCAGAGCCTGAGTAGACCCCCCGCGGGGCCGATCCAAGGACCTCACTAAACCATCCAATCGGTAGTAGCGACGGGGGGTGTGTACAAAGGGCAGGGACTTAATCAGTGCGGGCTGATGACTCTCGCTTACTGGGAATTCCTCGTTGATAGGAAACAATTGCAATCCCCAATCCCAATCACGAGTGGAGTTCATGGGATTACCCACGCCTGTCGGCGCAGGGTAGACACACGTTGAGCtactccaggggtcggcaacccaaaatgttgaaagagccatattggaccaaaaatacaaaaacaaatctgtctggagccgcaagaaattaaaagccatattacatgtgtcatgagatataaattgaattaagaggacttaaaggaaactaaatgagctcaaatatagctacaaatgaggcataatgatgtttgagtcacacattaagagtgttactaaaacggccttctttcatctccgtaatatcgctaaaattcgttccatcttgtccactagcgacgctgagatcattattcatgcgttcgttacgtctcgtctcgattactgtaacgtattattttcgggcctccctatgtctagcattaaaagattacagttggtacaaaatgcggctgcaaggcttttgacaaaaacaagaaagtttgatcatattacgcctatactggctcacttgcactggcttcctgtgcacttaagatgcgactttaaggttttactacttacgtataaaatattacacggtttagctccagcctatctcgccgattgtattgtaccatatgtcccgacaagaaatctgcgttcaaagaactccggcttattagtgattcccagagccaaaaaaaagtctgcgggctatagagcgttttctattcgggctccagtactctggaatgccctcccggtaacagttagagatgctacctcagtagaagcatttaagtcccatcttaaaactcatttgtataatctagcctttaaatagacccccccttttttagaccagttgatctgccgtttcttttcttctctcctcttctcccctgtcccttgcgagggggagttgcataggtccggtggccatggatgaagtgctggctgtccagagccgggaccccgggtggaccactagcctgtgcatcggttggggacatctctgcgctgctgacccgtctccgctcgggatggtttcctgttggccccgctgtggactggactcccgctgatgtgttggatccactgtggactggactttcacaatgttatgtcagacccactcgacatccgttgctttcggtctcccctagagggggggggttacccacatatgcggtcctctccaaggtttctcatagtcattcaccgacgtcccactggggtgagtttttccttgcccgtatgtgggctctgtaccgaggatgtcgttgtggcttgtacagccctttgagacacttgtgatttagggctatataaataaacattgattgattgatgaatgatgcaatatgtacatatagctagcctaaatagcatgttagcatcgattagcttgcaatcatgcagtgaccaaatatgtctgattagcactccacacaagtcaataacatcaacaaaactcacctttgtgcattcacgcacaacattaaaagtgtggtggacaaaataagacagaaaaagaagtggcataaaacacgtcctagaaagtcggagaaagttacacatgtaaacaaactatacggtgagttcaaggaccgccaaaattagtaggacaaaacggcgctcgccaaatactcgaatcagtgaagcatgtttaatataagcagtgtgatttataacaattagggaggtttgtgtcatgtttgtcctcctacagaaaccatactaaaacaaaaaaaatagatttttccccctcatctttttccattcttcatacatttttgaaaaatctccagagagccactagggcggcgctaaagagccgcatgcggctctagagccgcgagttgccgacccccgagctaCTCAGTGTGGCGCGCGTGCAGCCCCGGACATCTAAAGGGCATCACAGACCTGTTATTGCTCAATCTCGCGTGGCTGAACGCCACTTGTCCCTCTAAGAAGTTCGGACGCCGACCGCACCGGGCCGCGTAACTAGTTATCATGCCAGAGTCTCGTTCGTTATCGGAATTAACCAGACAAATCGCTCCACCAACTAAGAACGGCCATGCACCACCATCCACAGAATCGagaaagagccatcaatctgtcaatcctttccatgtccgggccaggtaaggttccccgtgttcAGTCAAATTAAGCCAcaggctccactcctggtggtgcccTTCCGTCAATTCCTAAACTTGGTGCTAAGCTCCTAACTATTTATCCCAACATGAGGAGCGTATGCTAATGTTCTTTTGTGAATGTGTCCATCAAGAAATGTTATCCGTAGATTGAATCGTTCATACACCGTATCAAACCTTATTGAAGCATTCATGCTCGAAATGGAATCAAGTCAAATCGTTctgtttttataaataaatcattTATGAATCGTATCGTAAACCATGTATCGAGATGCGAATCGAAATGTCAGTCACAAAGAAGATTTACATCCCTAGACCGGACACAGAATggcacacacacaggagaaagtgTGTAGCGAAATCGGGGAGAAACGCATCATGGATCATGTCTGAGATAAAGTgtctgtttgtgtcttgcagatgtCCATCAGCTGATTGGTCATCCACAGCCaccccacattaaaaaggaagaggaggaactctggatcactcaggagggagagtgtcttctaggaccgcaggaggctgatctcaccaagttgccactgactgttgtctctgtgaagactgaagatgatgaagagaaaccacaagtagacaacctcttagctccactatcagatagtgaggctgaagacgaggttgaagaacatCTGAGCAGCGATGAAGGTGATACGAGGACTCACACTGATAAACACTCTGCATGCTCCAAAATGAAGAGTGATAAAAAATGTCTGAGCTGCTCGGTTTGTGCTAAAAGCTTTAATAGAAAaagcaatttgactcaacacatggtAACACACAGAGGAGAAAAAACATACAATTGTTCTGTTTGTAGTAAAAGTTTTTCTCGAAAgggcaatttgactcaacacatgaaaacGCACGcggaaaaacatttttgttgctCTGTTTGTgataaaaggtttttcttcaGACAAAATTTGACTCGACACATAATGAGACACAAAGTAGGAAAACCATTTAAATGTTCAGTAGGTGGTAAAAACTTTCCTAAAAAGTGTGATTCCACTCAACACACGAGCACCGACacaagagaaaaaacatttaattgctcCGATTGTGGTAAAatctttccccaaaaaagcaATTTGACCgatcacatgagaacacacacaggagaaaaaccctttagTTGTCCGGTTTGCGGTaacagcttttctcaaaagagccatttgactcaacacataagaacgcacacaggagaaaaaccatttaattgttcagtttgtcatgaaagcttttctcaaaagagcAGCTTGGATGATCACATGAGAACACActcaggtgaaaaaccattcatttgttcattttgTAGTAAAGGATTTTTTTCCAGACAAGGTTTGACCCAACACATAATGAAGCACACAGGAGAAGAACCATTGAACTGTTCAGTATGTGGTAAAAGCTTTCCTAAAGAGAGCAGTATggctgaacacatgagaacgcacacaggagaaagaccatttaattgttcagtttgtgctaAAAACTTTTCTCACAAGAGCAGTTTgagtcaacacatgagaacacacacagaagaAAAACTTTTTAATTGTTCCGTCTGTGGTAAAAACTTTTCTTTTAAGAGCAATTTgattcaacacatgagaacacacacgggcgaaaaaccatttaattgttcggtCTGTAGTAAAATATTTTCTCAAAAGAGctgtttgactgaacacatgagaacacacactggagaaaaaacatttaaatgctccgtttgtggtaaaagctttcccCACAAAACCAATCTGATTCaacacacgagaacacacacaggagaaaaaccatttatttgttcagtttgcggtaaaagcttttctcaaaagaaCAATATGGTTCAACACATGAGATCACACACAGGATaagaaaacatttaattgttcagtccaTCAATATTCGTTGATTATAAatcttgtattatttttattgtaatagtatatttaaaatgttaaaaaattacttgcgggccgcactttggacaccactactCTCAAGCAATAAGTACAGGGACTCTGACAAACCCTGGTTTAACGACAAGTGCAATAATGTCAGATCACAGGAAGCCAAGAGCATTTATGGGGGCAGAAggatcacttaaaggcctactgaaatgaaatgtttttatttaaacggggatagcagatccattctatgtgtcatacttgatcattttgcgatattgccatatttttgctgaaaggatttagtagagaacaacgacgataaagatcgcaacttttggtatctgattaaaaaaaagcctttcccctaccggaagtagcgtgacgtagtcaattgaaaggctcctcacattttcctattgttttcaacgcagctagagcgattcggaccgagaaagcgacgattaccccattaatttgagcgagggtgaaagattcgtggatgaggaacgttcgagtgaagtactagaatgcagtgcaagacatatctttttcgctctgaccgtaacttaggtacaagctggctcattggattccacactctctcatttttctattgtggatcacggatttgtacttcaaaccacctcggatactatatcctcttgaaaatgagagtcgagaacgcgaaatggacattcacagtgacttttatctccgcgacaatacatcgacgaaaaactttagctacggagctaacgggatagcatcgtgcttaactgcatatagaaacaaaataaataaatccctgactggaaggatagacagaagatcaacaatactatcaaaccatggacatgtaaatacacggttaatgctttccagcctggcgaagcttaacaatgctgttgctaacgacgccattgaagctaacttagcaaccggacatcacagagctatgctaaaaacattagctatccacctacggcagccagccctcatgtgctcatcaacacccgtgctcacctgcgttccagcgatcgacggtgcgacgaaggacttcaccctatcatcgatgcggtcggcgcgacggaggaagttaaggtgaggtcggcggctagcgcgtctgctatccatctctgtcctcctggttgtgttgctgtagtccgccgctaatacaccgatcccacctacaactttcttctttagagtctccatttttcattaaacaaattgcaaaagattcaccaacacagatgtccagaatactgtggaattttgaaacgaaaacagagctttttgtattgtattcaatggggtaccaatacttccgcatcaactgattccgtcacacgcatacgtcatcatatctagacgttttcaaccggaagtttcgcgggaaatttaaaatcgcactttataagttaacccggccgtattggcatgtgttgcaatgttaagatttcatcattgatatattaactatcagactgcgtggtcggtagtagtggctttcagtaggcctttaaaggatgtGTCCCCTCCCCAAGAGTCAAATTGAATCGTGGGTTTTTTACATTTTCGTTTGTTT from Entelurus aequoreus isolate RoL-2023_Sb linkage group LG17, RoL_Eaeq_v1.1, whole genome shotgun sequence encodes the following:
- the LOC133632461 gene encoding gastrula zinc finger protein XlCGF57.1-like isoform X1, whose amino-acid sequence is MDDYCYAKMATSGKRKHERESAPPTSSKSPTEIKTKTTEHYVQQLIGHPEERSTQSGGSSTLNHEIPQPPCIKKEEEELCITQEGECLLGREEADYTKLPLTIVSVKIEEDEEKPQVDNLLLSDSETEDEVGVTLSSDTDCEDVHQLIGHPQPPHIKKEEEELWITQEGECLLGPQEADLTKLPLTVVSVKTEDDEEKPQVDNLLAPLSDSEAEDEVEEHLSSDEGDTRTHTDKHSACSKMKSDKKCLSCSVCAKSFNRKSNLTQHMVTHRGEKTYNCSVCSKSFSRKGNLTQHMKTHAEKHFCCSVCDKRFFFRQNLTRHIMRHKVGKPFKCSVGGKNFPKKCDSTQHTSTDTREKTFNCSDCGKIFPQKSNLTDHMRTHTGEKPFSCPVCGNSFSQKSHLTQHIRTHTGEKPFNCSVCHESFSQKSSLDDHMRTHSGEKPFICSFCSKGFFSRQGLTQHIMKHTGEEPLNCSVCGKSFPKESSMAEHMRTHTGERPFNCSVCAKNFSHKSSLSQHMRTHTEEKLFNCSVCGKNFSFKSNLIQHMRTHTGEKPFNCSVCSKIFSQKSCLTEHMRTHTGEKTFKCSVCGKSFPHKTNLIQHTRTHTGEKPFICSVCGKSFSQKNNMVQHMRSHTG
- the LOC133632461 gene encoding uncharacterized protein LOC133632461 isoform X3, whose protein sequence is MDDYCYAKMATSGKRKHERESAPPTSSKSPTEIKTKTTEHYVQQLIGHPEERSTQSGGSSTLNHEIPQPPCIKKEEEELCITQEGECLLGREEADYTKLPLTIVSVKIEEDEEKPQVDNLLLSDSETEDEVGVTLSSDTDCEGDMRTHTDNKHSERSKKKSRKTGLSCSVCAKNGLSSE
- the LOC133632461 gene encoding gastrula zinc finger protein XlCGF57.1-like isoform X2 — translated: MKCWLSRAGTPGGPLACASVGDISALLTRLRSGWFPVGPAVDWTPADVLDPLWTGLSQCYVRPTRHPLLSVSPRGGGLPTYAVLSKVSHSHSPTSHWDVHQLIGHPQPPHIKKEEEELWITQEGECLLGPQEADLTKLPLTVVSVKTEDDEEKPQVDNLLAPLSDSEAEDEVEEHLSSDEGDTRTHTDKHSACSKMKSDKKCLSCSVCAKSFNRKSNLTQHMVTHRGEKTYNCSVCSKSFSRKGNLTQHMKTHAEKHFCCSVCDKRFFFRQNLTRHIMRHKVGKPFKCSVGGKNFPKKCDSTQHTSTDTREKTFNCSDCGKIFPQKSNLTDHMRTHTGEKPFSCPVCGNSFSQKSHLTQHIRTHTGEKPFNCSVCHESFSQKSSLDDHMRTHSGEKPFICSFCSKGFFSRQGLTQHIMKHTGEEPLNCSVCGKSFPKESSMAEHMRTHTGERPFNCSVCAKNFSHKSSLSQHMRTHTEEKLFNCSVCGKNFSFKSNLIQHMRTHTGEKPFNCSVCSKIFSQKSCLTEHMRTHTGEKTFKCSVCGKSFPHKTNLIQHTRTHTGEKPFICSVCGKSFSQKNNMVQHMRSHTG